One genomic region from Carettochelys insculpta isolate YL-2023 chromosome 4, ASM3395843v1, whole genome shotgun sequence encodes:
- the STBD1 gene encoding starch-binding domain-containing protein 1, whose protein sequence is MAQGDSRPPSPPLAAGEPLVGVWPALLVGLVCAILAWLWYGRGGEEPPEPRGGGSSKAPSPDHCGAAPGATEPPLENREHALLETSVLSSPQEPVESLAGTPKEDHIPSRDDGVPGESPETESLVKDPATPLMNYCEYLLSESFSFPNTEPELVKGQESEAQCGATLAAASPSRDEDKNEEQPAQMPEYQDLAGHDEWEVVPEHSPWGDAGKNSSADDSDASVDHGNKGLEQVDSLELDSKAKRVAAVPPMPQNIHVNFRVHYITHTDAQLIAVTGDHECLGEWHNYVPLQCDKDGFWSDTVILPADTRIEWKFILVENGKVTRWEECNNRILMTEHEDRMAHQWWGYH, encoded by the exons ATGGCCCAGGGCGACTCTCGGCCGCCTTCCCCGCCCCTGGCCGCGGGCGAGCCGCTGGTGGGGGTGTGGCCGgcgctgctggtggggctggtGTGCGCGATCCTCGCCTGGCTCTGGTAcggccggggcggggaggagcCGCCCGAGCCccgcggcggcggcagcagcaaggCCCCCAGCCCGGATCATTGCGGAGCCGCGCCCGGAGCAACAG AGCCTCCCCTGGAAAACAGGGAGCATGCCCTGCTGGAAACCAGCGTCCTGTCAAGCCCGCAGGAGCCAGTAGAGAGTCTGGCCGGTACACCAAAAGAAGACCATATCCCATCCCGAGATGATGGCGTTCCTGGAGAATCTCCTGAAACAGAGTCACTGGTCAAAGATCCTGCCACCCCGCTAATGAATTACTGCGAATACCTACTCAGTGAATCCTTCAGCTTCCCAAACACAGAACCAGAACTAGTCAAGGGACAAGAGAGCGAGGCACAGTGTGGGGCCACTTTGGCAGCAGCTTCTCCTTCTAGGGACGAGGACAAAAATGAAGAACAGCCAGCTCAGATGCCCGAGTATCAGGACTTGGCTGGTCATGACGAATGGGAGGTTGTTCCTGAACACTCACCCTGGGGAGATGCTGgtaaaaacagcagtgcagatgaCTCCGACGCTAGCGTGGACCATGGCAACAAGGGCTTGGAACAGGTAGACTCCCTGGAGTTGGATTCAAAAGCAAAGAGGGTTGCAGCTGTGCCCCCAATGCCTCAGAACATCCACGTGAACTTCCGTGTGCACTACATCACTCATACTGATGCTCAGCTGATTGCTGTCACGGGCGACCACGAGTGTCTTGGTGAGTGGCACAACTATGTGCCACTCCAGTGTGACAAGGACGGGTTCTGGTCTGACACTGTTATCTTGCCAGCAGACACCAGGATAGAGTGGAAGTTTATTTTGGTGGAGAATGGGAAGGTCACGCGTTGGGAAGAATGTAACAACAGAATCCTAATGACTGAACATGAAGACAGAATGGCCCATCAGTGGTGGGGATATCATTGA